In Treponema vincentii, a single window of DNA contains:
- a CDS encoding transporter associated domain-containing protein — protein sequence MNIPLPPQYQEKGKREPAYTRKIGSCMTYRSDIVWIDITDRSQDILTLIKTHENFDYFPVCAGKIDSVIGIVSARDYLQSRLEIPPPNLQKILTKPLFIPESQNVKHTLELLNDRKVNAACVIDEYGGIEGFITKGGLLEGLFNRSIQTASHIGSQPIRQADGSIIINAQVSLDEIQALGLLNDIERPPTEEYYTLAGYLLARLGTIPRLGDSIDTGSYVCTVLTMNGQRIDQIAVKKKET from the coding sequence ATGAATATCCCATTACCGCCGCAGTATCAGGAAAAAGGAAAGAGAGAGCCTGCATATACACGAAAAATCGGTAGTTGCATGACCTACCGCTCCGATATTGTATGGATCGATATTACGGATAGAAGTCAGGATATCCTTACATTGATAAAGACACACGAAAATTTTGACTACTTTCCGGTATGTGCAGGTAAGATTGATTCAGTTATCGGCATTGTTAGTGCACGGGATTATTTACAGAGCAGACTTGAAATACCGCCTCCGAATCTGCAAAAGATTTTAACAAAACCGCTGTTCATCCCCGAATCACAAAACGTTAAACATACACTCGAATTACTAAACGACCGTAAGGTAAATGCAGCCTGCGTTATTGACGAATACGGTGGCATTGAAGGCTTTATAACCAAAGGCGGTTTGTTAGAGGGCTTGTTTAATAGAAGCATCCAAACAGCAAGCCATATAGGCTCACAACCCATTAGGCAAGCTGACGGCAGTATTATTATCAATGCACAGGTGAGTCTTGACGAAATACAGGCACTCGGACTTTTAAATGATATTGAACGCCCCCCTACCGAAGAATACTACACCCTTGCCGGTTATTTGCTTGCGCGGCTCGGCACCATCCCTCGACTGGGCGACAGCATCGATACCGGCTCCTACGTTTGTACGGTACTCACCATGAACGGACAGCGTATCGATCAGATTGCCGTAAAAAAGAAAGAAACGTAA
- a CDS encoding LptF/LptG family permease yields the protein MRQKQLFLYILKEMLLYFFVCFWFLFFIFFVNNILLLASDVLSKHAPFKDVALLMLYSLPAVIANAAPFAALIGILMGLGRFVSDLEFLSMNALGVSPRFLMLPVLLFGLVVSVVSFFTNDVLLPVSAINFRRVYWDIATSTPALELSSYSIKRNHNAVVVTGLIQDGKIHNLLIVDKNADKAFRILGTQAAEIEKSNDPSIVMSLKMLLPHLLILDPSDKKKYDAVNGETVTYNVLAKSIRSSYFNTIGPSEMSSFDLYKDIKEKQTQNEDRRTLNLYWMEFHKKFSFPFGAFFFVLLAFAISSAGKVHNQGAGFVLGLLIAVAYWALFMGGQTLCLRLDWNGTVAMWVPNIMVFAAAIVLLGKKLFR from the coding sequence ATGAGGCAAAAGCAACTTTTTTTGTATATTTTAAAAGAGATGTTGCTGTATTTTTTTGTCTGCTTTTGGTTTTTGTTCTTTATTTTTTTTGTCAATAATATTTTGCTGTTGGCAAGCGATGTCTTATCAAAACATGCGCCTTTTAAGGATGTCGCATTATTGATGTTGTATTCGCTTCCTGCGGTTATCGCAAATGCCGCTCCCTTTGCAGCTCTAATCGGTATATTAATGGGGCTCGGGCGCTTTGTCAGTGATTTGGAATTCCTTTCTATGAACGCGCTTGGTGTGTCGCCTCGCTTTCTGATGTTGCCTGTGTTACTGTTCGGTTTAGTTGTTTCGGTTGTTTCCTTTTTTACCAACGATGTATTGTTGCCTGTCAGTGCCATTAATTTTCGGCGAGTCTATTGGGATATTGCGACTTCAACTCCTGCACTGGAGCTTTCTTCTTATTCTATAAAGCGCAATCATAATGCGGTTGTTGTAACGGGATTAATACAGGATGGTAAAATCCACAATCTTTTGATTGTGGATAAAAATGCAGATAAAGCATTTCGCATACTCGGTACACAGGCTGCAGAGATTGAAAAATCCAATGATCCTTCAATCGTGATGTCGCTCAAAATGCTGCTACCACACCTTCTCATTTTAGATCCTTCCGACAAAAAAAAATATGATGCAGTAAACGGCGAAACGGTAACCTACAACGTGCTTGCAAAGAGTATTAGGTCTTCTTATTTTAATACGATCGGTCCGTCCGAAATGTCTTCATTTGATCTTTATAAGGATATAAAGGAAAAACAAACACAAAACGAAGATAGGAGAACACTCAATTTGTATTGGATGGAGTTCCATAAGAAGTTTTCCTTTCCTTTCGGTGCCTTCTTTTTCGTGCTGCTTGCCTTTGCTATCAGCAGTGCCGGTAAGGTACACAATCAAGGTGCGGGTTTTGTGTTAGGCCTTTTAATTGCTGTTGCATATTGGGCATTGTTTATGGGCGGGCAGACACTTTGTTTACGGCTTGATTGGAATGGGACGGTTGCCATGTGGGTTCCTAATATTATGGTATTTGCCGCTGCTATTGTACTGCTGGGGAAAAAGTTATTCAGATGA
- a CDS encoding flagellar biosynthesis protein FlgN, whose translation MHTAKLNDSEIAERVAVLKRFRSLLEQQRLKFREYLTVLEKQEKSISDENTDAVLQHTELEESIIAEIFTIQKVIDPLEYMYTNICKNEHSDIPHLKTDLDDLQKRVLAQNKRNRELLQTHITGLRQQIASLKRPYAHKESIYASTARTAALVDLSL comes from the coding sequence ATGCATACAGCCAAACTTAACGATTCTGAAATTGCCGAACGGGTTGCGGTTCTCAAACGATTCAGGTCGTTGTTAGAGCAACAGCGGCTTAAATTCCGCGAATATCTTACAGTATTAGAAAAACAAGAAAAAAGTATTTCCGATGAGAATACCGATGCTGTCCTACAGCACACGGAATTGGAAGAATCTATTATTGCCGAAATATTTACTATTCAAAAAGTAATCGATCCGCTGGAATATATGTATACCAATATTTGCAAAAATGAACATTCTGATATTCCACATCTTAAAACGGATTTAGATGACTTGCAAAAACGAGTTTTGGCTCAGAATAAGAGAAACCGTGAGCTCCTGCAAACGCATATTACCGGTTTACGGCAGCAAATAGCATCATTGAAACGGCCTTATGCGCATAAAGAAAGTATCTATGCCAGTACGGCACGGACTGCAGCTCTTGTCGATCTCAGTTTATAA
- the rpsO gene encoding 30S ribosomal protein S15 gives MALTKEQTASVVMKFGANEKDTGNTRVQIALLTDRIRQLTEHCRINKKDKSSQRGLLVLVGQRRRLLKYYKRTNLEGYRALIKELGLRK, from the coding sequence ATGGCACTTACAAAAGAACAGACTGCATCGGTTGTGATGAAATTCGGTGCAAATGAAAAAGATACGGGTAATACCAGAGTTCAGATTGCTTTGCTGACCGATAGGATCCGCCAGCTCACCGAGCACTGCAGAATCAATAAAAAGGATAAGAGCAGTCAGCGGGGGCTTTTGGTATTGGTAGGACAGCGTCGACGCTTGCTGAAATACTACAAGCGGACGAACCTCGAAGGCTACCGTGCCCTTATTAAAGAGTTAGGCTTGCGTAAGTAA
- the fliS gene encoding flagellar export chaperone FliS translates to MSYNSQALTAYKETRVKTASPGSLIIMLYDEGIKNITLAIEGMPGGKIEAENIERIHQYILKAQDIITELMAALNMDEGGEIAENLLSLYSFFNQQLFQANIQKDPQPLITVRGMMEELREAWHHVVNSTAAAATEIKPVVSGVNIAG, encoded by the coding sequence ATGAGTTATAACAGTCAAGCCTTAACGGCATATAAAGAGACACGGGTAAAGACGGCGAGTCCGGGATCTCTAATCATTATGCTGTATGATGAGGGTATTAAAAATATTACCCTTGCCATTGAAGGCATGCCTGGCGGAAAAATCGAAGCGGAGAATATTGAGCGCATCCACCAGTATATATTAAAAGCACAAGATATTATTACCGAGCTAATGGCGGCTTTAAATATGGATGAAGGAGGAGAAATTGCTGAAAATCTATTATCGCTTTACTCCTTTTTCAACCAACAGCTTTTTCAAGCGAATATACAAAAGGATCCGCAACCGCTTATAACGGTACGCGGCATGATGGAAGAACTGCGTGAGGCATGGCATCATGTTGTAAACTCAACAGCCGCCGCTGCAACAGAAATAAAACCGGTAGTTTCGGGCGTCAATATAGCAGGATAG
- a CDS encoding methyl-accepting chemotaxis protein, producing the protein MFGLLILLVISILGITTITISKKALLEKVRLQLTEKAKDTASLIDERINSFFTTLAAIARQEVLRKDISYEEKTAILANELAFSNSEINAFGICDRIGNAWITDGNQLNISDRSYYQSAINGKAYVTEPIISRADKELFVFFSVPIYDNQKHIIGVLYARVYAAGLSNMISDIVVGKTGDCYVIGLSGNTIGDSDIEAVKSQENSMEKAKSDPSFVEIAAFEKKALQSTEPDVGFYDWDGEKQIAAFGIIAKTGWRIIVAAPIYEFLGSITVMQKVLYTITAIILILAIIVVYITAYKIVKPIKAAVEALKDIAQGEGDLTVRLPVAGHDEITDLSNYFNQTIEKIGTSVKAVEDSSEVMQNVGEELASNMTETASAVHQINANIESVKQQTLTQAASVTETAATIEEIVRTIKQLNGSIETQAASVAQSSSSIEQMVANITSIGQTLGKTDEAIRSLTGATGDGKNTLITSNTVTKKIAEESGSLIEASSVIQHIASQTNLLAMNAAIEAAHAGEAGKGFAVVADEIRKLAEDSAAQGKTITTTLKTLSGEIETLADSSRIVEGKFNTIFTLAEQVKEMSNSLTEAMREQEHGSREVLTAIKNINMVTLEVQAGSAEMLKGSEGVAEEMRKLDNLTRVITDSMNEMASGAVQINNAVQEVNGITQQNKQSIENLVVEVSKFKVKVGGIFLFFR; encoded by the coding sequence ATATTCGGGTTGCTAATACTGCTTGTAATTTCCATTTTAGGTATTACAACAATAACGATTTCAAAAAAGGCGCTACTGGAAAAAGTCCGTCTGCAACTTACCGAAAAGGCGAAAGATACTGCCTCACTGATAGATGAACGTATCAATTCTTTTTTTACTACGCTTGCAGCTATTGCGCGGCAGGAAGTATTAAGAAAAGACATTTCGTATGAAGAAAAAACGGCTATCCTTGCCAATGAACTTGCATTTAGCAATTCGGAAATCAATGCGTTCGGCATTTGCGACCGTATAGGAAATGCATGGATCACTGACGGCAATCAATTAAATATTTCCGATCGGTCATACTACCAATCGGCCATCAACGGCAAAGCTTATGTAACCGAACCGATTATTTCTCGCGCCGACAAAGAACTTTTTGTATTTTTTTCCGTTCCTATTTATGACAACCAAAAGCATATCATCGGAGTGTTATATGCGCGTGTCTATGCTGCAGGGCTTTCCAATATGATATCCGATATTGTAGTTGGAAAGACAGGCGACTGCTATGTCATAGGACTTTCCGGCAATACTATAGGAGATTCCGACATTGAGGCGGTAAAATCCCAAGAAAACAGTATGGAAAAAGCGAAAAGCGATCCTTCCTTTGTCGAAATAGCAGCATTCGAAAAAAAAGCATTGCAATCCACAGAACCGGATGTAGGGTTCTATGATTGGGATGGCGAAAAACAAATAGCTGCTTTCGGAATAATTGCAAAGACCGGATGGCGGATTATCGTTGCCGCTCCTATATATGAATTTTTAGGCAGTATAACGGTTATGCAAAAAGTGCTGTATACCATTACGGCCATAATCTTAATACTCGCAATTATTGTCGTGTATATTACTGCATACAAAATAGTAAAGCCGATAAAGGCAGCAGTAGAAGCGTTAAAAGATATAGCGCAAGGAGAAGGTGATTTAACGGTACGCTTACCGGTTGCAGGACATGACGAAATAACGGATCTTTCAAATTACTTTAATCAGACAATAGAGAAGATCGGTACATCGGTTAAAGCGGTCGAAGATAGCTCAGAGGTTATGCAAAATGTCGGCGAAGAGCTTGCAAGCAACATGACCGAAACGGCAAGCGCTGTACATCAAATAAATGCAAATATCGAAAGCGTTAAACAACAAACGCTTACTCAAGCAGCAAGTGTTACCGAAACGGCAGCGACTATCGAAGAGATTGTCCGCACCATTAAGCAGCTAAACGGTAGTATCGAAACGCAGGCAGCGAGTGTTGCGCAATCTTCTTCATCAATAGAACAAATGGTTGCAAACATCACATCCATTGGCCAAACGCTCGGTAAAACCGATGAAGCTATCAGAAGCCTTACCGGTGCTACGGGAGACGGGAAAAACACATTGATAACCTCCAATACGGTTACCAAAAAGATTGCCGAAGAATCGGGGTCTCTGATAGAAGCATCAAGCGTTATTCAACATATTGCATCGCAAACAAACCTGCTGGCAATGAATGCTGCAATAGAAGCCGCACACGCAGGCGAAGCAGGTAAAGGCTTTGCTGTCGTCGCAGATGAAATCCGCAAACTTGCCGAAGATTCAGCTGCTCAAGGCAAAACGATAACAACAACGCTTAAAACGCTATCGGGTGAGATTGAAACGCTTGCAGATTCTTCCAGAATCGTCGAAGGAAAATTCAATACAATCTTTACCCTTGCCGAACAGGTTAAAGAGATGAGTAACAGCCTTACCGAAGCAATGCGCGAACAAGAGCACGGCAGTAGAGAAGTACTTACCGCGATCAAAAACATCAATATGGTAACGTTGGAGGTACAAGCAGGCTCCGCTGAAATGTTGAAGGGCAGCGAAGGTGTCGCGGAAGAAATGCGAAAACTGGATAACCTTACCCGTGTTATTACCGACAGTATGAACGAAATGGCTTCCGGTGCCGTACAAATCAACAATGCGGTACAGGAAGTTAACGGTATTACGCAGCAGAATAAACAAAGTATTGAGAATTTAGTTGTAGAAGTCTCCAAATTCAAAGTCAAAGTAGGGGGTATTTTTCTTTTTTTCCGATAA
- the truB gene encoding tRNA pseudouridine(55) synthase TruB, with protein MPKSEPQFIIPFAKLSGITSFTSLWQVKHALGTKKVGHTGTLDSFADGLLVLLSGKLTKLVPYITDFDKTYRVLFYFGKETDTLDPEGAIIAEKPLPVYADFIAAIRQLTGTIEQVPPVYSAVKQAGERLSDKIRRGEAVIVPPRIVTIYNIDIEEIFYAPEADTGIEHLEADAAALSMAQKLSGAEKSEIGAAQKVLGAVLCVHCSKGTYIRSLVRDIAHRCGSAAYVYALRRTAVGTFTLEQAAGFSALSPFGSTAVGMESASYSITEEEIKRAALSLSEELARAMCFQTTVLQDKYYPAFINGKTISGHWFTEVQPLSDGGTIAVFYQNICAGLITKNGNRFHYQIVFNRGGVNASDV; from the coding sequence ATGCCCAAGAGTGAACCTCAATTCATTATCCCCTTTGCAAAACTGTCCGGCATCACCAGCTTTACCTCCCTCTGGCAAGTAAAGCATGCGCTCGGCACTAAAAAAGTAGGACACACCGGTACGCTTGACAGCTTTGCTGACGGCTTACTCGTATTGCTTTCCGGAAAGCTGACCAAACTTGTACCGTATATCACGGATTTCGATAAAACTTACCGTGTGTTGTTTTATTTCGGGAAGGAAACCGATACGCTCGACCCCGAAGGCGCCATCATCGCTGAAAAGCCGCTTCCAGTGTATGCCGACTTTATTGCAGCAATTCGGCAGCTGACCGGAACCATCGAGCAAGTACCGCCTGTTTATTCGGCGGTAAAGCAGGCGGGTGAGCGGCTTTCCGATAAAATACGGCGTGGGGAAGCAGTAATCGTACCGCCCCGAATCGTTACCATCTATAACATCGATATCGAAGAAATTTTTTATGCACCGGAAGCTGATACGGGCATTGAACATCTTGAAGCGGATGCAGCCGCATTGAGTATGGCTCAAAAACTGTCAGGCGCCGAAAAATCCGAAATAGGCGCAGCTCAAAAAGTGCTTGGCGCCGTTCTGTGCGTGCACTGTTCTAAAGGAACATATATCCGTTCATTGGTGCGGGATATAGCCCATCGATGCGGTTCCGCTGCATATGTGTATGCGCTCCGTAGGACAGCGGTTGGGACGTTTACCCTTGAACAGGCGGCAGGCTTTTCGGCGTTATCGCCTTTCGGAAGCACTGCGGTGGGTATGGAAAGTGCATCGTATTCGATTACCGAAGAAGAGATAAAGCGGGCGGCTTTGTCTTTAAGCGAAGAACTTGCCCGTGCCATGTGTTTTCAAACAACGGTGCTTCAAGATAAATATTATCCTGCGTTTATAAACGGGAAAACCATCAGCGGGCATTGGTTTACGGAAGTGCAGCCGCTTTCGGACGGCGGAACTATCGCAGTATTTTATCAGAACATCTGTGCAGGTTTGATCACGAAAAACGGTAACCGGTTTCATTATCAAATAGTATTTAATAGGGGCGGGGTAAACGCATCAGATGTGTAA
- a CDS encoding LptF/LptG family permease gives MKILQRYLIRLFFPVFVITILFFILLLQLGDLFLNLPQYLQNQARFITLLRVMYLYFPKCVSFAMPLSVLFASSYTMGNMYAKNELTSIFASGMPLAVLVAPLVLCGFLLSIGMFYFEDRILIHFQRQKIALVNSILEPQQNLNSSDLVILSDSGKIVYFADYYDDTQKELNNILIVVRTESGDISTVIKGESAHWQIDHWEVTDKAVYTFTGENGVLYQDSIDEKLFSEPPETFQRNITSIDEMTIAQAKLFIDNLKKMGLPYHEYLSQYYRRFSFPFTTFIVLFFSVSIGGRFKKNILLMSLLFSLALAILYYVTEMMTMLFAKWEYISPLAGAFLPLLIFYGVERRNA, from the coding sequence ATGAAGATTCTTCAACGATATTTAATCCGACTCTTTTTCCCCGTCTTTGTGATAACGATTTTATTTTTTATTTTACTGCTCCAGCTTGGTGATCTATTCCTCAATTTGCCACAGTATTTACAAAATCAAGCACGCTTTATTACGCTGCTTCGGGTGATGTATTTGTATTTTCCAAAATGTGTCTCGTTTGCAATGCCGCTTTCGGTTTTATTTGCGAGTTCGTATACAATGGGGAATATGTACGCAAAAAATGAACTTACCTCGATCTTTGCCTCCGGTATGCCGCTTGCCGTATTGGTGGCGCCGCTTGTATTGTGTGGATTTTTGCTATCGATTGGGATGTTTTATTTTGAGGATCGTATCTTAATCCACTTTCAGCGGCAGAAAATTGCACTGGTAAATTCCATCTTGGAACCTCAACAGAATTTGAATAGCAGCGATTTGGTTATTTTATCCGATTCGGGAAAAATCGTGTATTTTGCCGATTATTATGATGATACTCAAAAGGAGTTGAATAATATATTGATTGTTGTGCGTACCGAATCGGGAGATATTTCTACTGTCATAAAAGGTGAATCTGCACACTGGCAAATCGATCATTGGGAGGTGACGGATAAGGCTGTCTACACTTTTACTGGCGAGAATGGTGTGCTTTATCAAGATTCAATCGATGAGAAACTTTTTTCCGAACCTCCCGAAACCTTTCAACGGAATATTACATCTATTGATGAGATGACTATTGCACAGGCAAAACTCTTTATCGACAATTTAAAAAAAATGGGGTTACCCTACCATGAATACCTTTCGCAATATTACCGTCGTTTTTCATTCCCGTTTACAACGTTCATCGTTTTGTTTTTTTCCGTTTCTATTGGAGGTCGCTTTAAAAAAAATATCCTGCTGATGAGTTTGCTTTTTAGTTTAGCCCTTGCAATTCTCTATTATGTAACCGAGATGATGACCATGCTTTTTGCAAAATGGGAGTATATCTCTCCGCTTGCCGGTGCGTTCCTCCCTCTTTTAATTTTTTACGGTGTTGAGCGTCGCAATGCTTAA
- the rbfA gene encoding 30S ribosome-binding factor RbfA produces the protein MSEFRLDKLAEQIREEISQLIFSGKIKDPRVSNFLSINRVEVSGDLAYAKVYVSSFMDAHKTKQGVRGLENAAGFIRTSLAKKLHIHQCPQFTFIYDESIEDGFNMVKKLEALEASSNSGNNAQE, from the coding sequence ATGAGTGAGTTCCGATTGGATAAACTTGCGGAGCAAATCCGCGAAGAAATTTCCCAGTTGATTTTTTCGGGAAAGATAAAAGATCCGCGCGTTTCCAACTTTCTTTCAATAAACAGGGTGGAGGTGTCCGGCGATCTTGCGTATGCAAAGGTGTATGTTTCCAGCTTTATGGATGCGCATAAGACAAAGCAGGGTGTCCGGGGTTTGGAAAACGCAGCGGGATTTATCCGTACAAGTTTGGCAAAAAAATTGCACATCCATCAATGTCCTCAGTTTACCTTTATCTATGATGAAAGTATCGAAGATGGCTTTAATATGGTAAAAAAACTTGAAGCCTTAGAAGCGTCGTCTAATTCCGGGAACAATGCCCAAGAGTGA
- the dut gene encoding dUTP diphosphatase, translating to MSIADGAVRVFSVLKEGALLPEYQTSGSAGADLHAYLAEPVTLKPMERRLIPTGLFVELPAGYELQVRPRSGLALKHGVTVLNTPGTVDSDYRGELCVLLINFGSEPFTVQNGDRIAQAVVAQAVQVSFVQTDALSETGRGVNGYGSTGIA from the coding sequence GTGAGTATCGCTGACGGGGCAGTAAGAGTTTTTTCCGTACTCAAGGAAGGAGCCTTACTGCCTGAATATCAAACATCCGGTTCCGCCGGCGCAGATTTACATGCGTATTTGGCTGAACCGGTAACGCTGAAGCCGATGGAGCGTAGGCTTATCCCGACGGGGTTATTTGTTGAATTGCCTGCAGGCTATGAATTGCAGGTACGTCCGCGTTCGGGACTTGCGTTAAAGCATGGCGTCACGGTACTCAATACTCCCGGCACGGTGGATTCCGACTACCGTGGAGAACTGTGTGTGCTGTTGATAAATTTTGGCAGCGAACCCTTTACCGTACAAAACGGCGATAGAATTGCGCAGGCAGTCGTGGCTCAGGCGGTACAGGTGAGCTTTGTGCAAACTGATGCACTTTCAGAAACCGGACGGGGTGTCAATGGATACGGTTCAACCGGCATCGCATAA
- a CDS encoding FAD synthetase family protein has product MKIIYWDDLIKGENIYPQGSAISIGGFDGPHRGHERILSAVLKAARKDGIPAGIITFFRSPRSVKAGNMYAGDVSTLEMRLQKFAEQGFSFTVLIDFSADFARMKGTVFFDILIKTICIKYLAVGSDFTCGYRHDTGVGDLQRLARERGFCFDSIEQLYSARHERISSSAIRQAVEQADFALAKDLLGYPFFLDVAKIVQRTENGVWAVEKAAVTQILPQNGQYSARAYLQTGAIIPVQVKVMDTLLEVFEDTAAPIPFAAETLIRKLEFIRKE; this is encoded by the coding sequence ATGAAGATTATCTACTGGGATGATTTAATAAAAGGAGAAAACATATATCCGCAAGGTTCCGCTATTTCGATCGGCGGTTTCGACGGGCCTCACCGTGGGCACGAGCGTATCTTATCGGCGGTGTTGAAGGCTGCACGAAAAGACGGCATTCCCGCAGGGATTATCACTTTTTTCCGCTCCCCTCGATCGGTTAAGGCGGGCAACATGTACGCAGGCGATGTGTCGACACTGGAAATGAGGCTGCAAAAATTTGCCGAGCAAGGATTTAGCTTTACGGTGCTGATTGACTTTTCCGCTGATTTCGCTAGAATGAAAGGTACTGTTTTTTTTGACATACTAATAAAAACTATCTGCATAAAATATCTTGCCGTTGGCAGTGATTTTACCTGCGGGTATCGCCACGATACGGGAGTAGGGGACTTACAGCGCCTTGCTCGTGAAAGGGGCTTTTGTTTTGATTCCATCGAACAGCTTTATTCGGCACGGCACGAGCGTATCAGCTCAAGTGCAATACGGCAGGCCGTTGAACAAGCTGATTTCGCCCTTGCAAAAGATCTCCTCGGGTATCCTTTTTTCTTAGATGTCGCAAAAATAGTTCAGCGGACAGAGAACGGTGTATGGGCTGTCGAGAAAGCGGCCGTAACACAGATTCTCCCTCAAAACGGACAGTATTCAGCTCGCGCGTATTTGCAGACGGGAGCGATTATTCCCGTACAGGTGAAAGTTATGGATACTTTGCTTGAAGTTTTCGAAGATACCGCAGCGCCGATTCCGTTTGCCGCAGAAACATTGATACGTAAATTGGAATTTATACGAAAGGAGTAA